In the Panthera uncia isolate 11264 chromosome D2, Puncia_PCG_1.0, whole genome shotgun sequence genome, one interval contains:
- the CD2H10orf120 gene encoding uncharacterized protein C10orf120 homolog, whose amino-acid sequence MIREWENGFQKTGKQRPQERKAAEGRWRMRGAPVRMYNTSDSFWDKAPLCCQRGLSPTSPLGIWTKSYKSDPRIALGKYSPLEKEILRLGGVHTAAARRFLTHKQEEEWEMLKELQSLSPDYKRALKFETQHPRPCATCRPREKLWTAKVIVPPEEFRMPQREKLTVVRHVERMQLARALRNKQLLPYIERLRGSSFLSGGGLGPKAKDKTREDEDSEVVAFYDSAKQEERGEAENKATSRREIKMNVIFKSEEPKQRLTCHPNDQKPFFPTKKAERSITGLTNRNLFRLAEFPGDLMLMSQDFISRGVHPADMTKASLLGEDSIWKGYAHKAL is encoded by the exons ATGATCAGGGAATGGGAGAATGGCTTCCAGAAGACTGGGAAACAGAGGCCCCAAGAAAGGAAGGCTGCAGAGGGCAGGTGGAGGATGCGTGGAGCACCAGTCAGAATGTATAACACAAGCGATTCCTTTTGGGATAAAGCCCCCCTGTGCTGTCAGCGGGGTCTGAGTCCTACTTCGCCGTTGGG GATATGGACCAAATCCTACAAATCAGATCCACGCATCGCCCTCGGAAAATACTCCCCCTTGGAAAAAGAGATCCTA CGGCTGGGTGGTGTCCACACCGCGGCGGCAAGGAGATTTCTGACCCACAAGCAAGAGGAGGAGTGGGAAATGCTCAAGGAGCTCCAGTCGCTGTCTCCGGACTACAAGCGGGCGCTGAAGTTCGAAACACAGCATCCCCGTCCCTGTGCCACCTGCAGGCCCCGGGAAAAACTATGGACAGCCAAGGTGATCGTGCCCCCAGAGGAGTTCAGAATGCCCCAGCGCGAGAAGCTCACTGTCGTCAGGCACGTAGAACGGATGCAGCTTGCTCGAGCCCTACGGAATAAGCAGCTGTTGCCCTACATCGAGAGGCTCAGGGGCTCTTCATTTCTGTCTGGAGGGGGCCTGGGCCCAAAGGCAAAAGACAAGACCAGGGAAGACGAGGACAGCGAGGTCGTGGCTTTCTACGACTCTGCCAAGCAAGAGGAGAGAGGCGAGGCAGAGAACAAAGCCACAAGCAGacgagaaataaaaatgaacgtCATCTTCAAGTCAGAAGAACCGAAACAACGTCTCACATGCCATCCAAATGATCAGAAACCGTTCTTCCCCACCAAGAAAGCGGAACGGTCCATCACTGGCCTAACCAACCGAAATCTTTTCCGCTTAGCTGAGTTCCCTGGTGACCTAATGCTGATGAGTCAGGATTTTATTTCCCGGGGGGTCCACCCCGCTGATATGACAAAGGCCAGCCTCCTGGGGGAAGACAGCATCTGGAAAGGGTACGCGCACAAAGCTCTTTAG